From one Basilea psittacipulmonis DSM 24701 genomic stretch:
- a CDS encoding YdcF family protein, translating to MSSLLVFLIPPVNLAVILLGLACLCLLCKRKKIGIGLGLFGALWALIWSLPYTSIMTGAYLENLYPHKDIQDITAAQAIVVLGGNTAANRVNWFDDLPEETFSRVQRAAEIYHAGKAPIIIVSGGTTSGVVSEAQVMAQRLKSLGVPSSAIIKEEKSTTTYENAKYTASILKEQHIHHIILVTSALHMPRSYHVFSKYPIQIEIASNPNQIDISYNVPVSFYFLPNERALYASRTIIKEYIAWFVYRFRNWI from the coding sequence ATGAGTAGTTTGCTTGTTTTTCTCATTCCACCCGTTAACCTTGCCGTTATCCTATTAGGTTTGGCCTGTTTGTGTTTACTTTGCAAAAGAAAAAAAATAGGGATTGGATTGGGATTATTTGGGGCTTTATGGGCGTTAATCTGGAGCTTACCCTATACATCCATTATGACGGGAGCTTATCTTGAAAATCTATACCCCCATAAAGACATTCAAGATATTACTGCAGCACAGGCAATTGTCGTATTAGGTGGCAACACCGCTGCCAACCGTGTGAATTGGTTTGATGACTTACCAGAAGAAACATTTAGTCGCGTTCAACGAGCGGCGGAAATTTATCACGCTGGCAAAGCACCGATTATTATTGTTTCAGGAGGCACCACTTCGGGGGTCGTCAGCGAAGCACAAGTCATGGCCCAAAGACTCAAATCCCTTGGCGTGCCATCGTCTGCGATTATTAAAGAAGAAAAAAGCACCACCACGTATGAAAATGCCAAATACACGGCCAGTATCCTCAAAGAACAGCACATTCATCACATCATTTTAGTGACATCAGCACTTCATATGCCTAGGTCCTATCATGTATTTTCCAAATATCCGATTCAGATTGAAATCGCTTCCAATCCCAATCAAATTGATATTAGCTATAACGTGCCCGTTTCTTTTTATTTTTTACCCAATGAACGGGCCTTATACGCTAGCCGAACCATCATTAAAGAATATATAGCTTGGTTTGTTTATCGTTTTAGAAATTGGATCTAA
- a CDS encoding glycosyltransferase family 9 protein, whose amino-acid sequence MSLPSIEALIQENIELVICAKPWAKELLSTLNYTDFIELNGEIIHDFTKIARHLKENPCERPLALTLPHSLTSAITFKAAKLKTAGFKAQGRSLLLSWRFNMNRQVHRVQCWYELVKKTIETWKKMGINLSSPPELNDYIPYTINPQSLQEAQLIQETYQLKDFILIAPTATGKHKGKDKNWPYYHELTQMLQAQGYTVAVSVPEKELSIAKAHAPTALFLPSIKLSTYIALTSLAKLVICNDSGVAHLCSLSQTPQLTMIGVTDPSITAPWTPHKYLMGSSQGWASAQDVYQKALTLLPPHHE is encoded by the coding sequence ATGTCACTTCCCTCAATAGAAGCACTCATACAAGAAAATATCGAATTAGTCATCTGTGCAAAACCTTGGGCAAAAGAACTTTTAAGCACCCTTAACTACACAGATTTTATTGAATTAAACGGGGAAATTATTCACGATTTTACAAAAATTGCTCGCCATCTAAAAGAAAACCCTTGTGAACGCCCTCTTGCCTTGACATTACCTCATTCTTTGACCAGTGCCATCACCTTTAAAGCCGCTAAACTCAAAACTGCTGGATTTAAGGCTCAAGGTAGAAGTTTGTTACTGAGCTGGCGATTTAACATGAACCGACAAGTACATCGAGTGCAATGCTGGTATGAATTGGTCAAAAAGACCATCGAGACATGGAAAAAAATGGGAATAAATCTTAGCTCTCCGCCTGAACTTAACGACTATATTCCCTACACCATTAACCCCCAATCCCTACAAGAGGCTCAGCTCATACAGGAAACCTACCAACTTAAAGATTTTATTCTTATCGCCCCCACAGCAACTGGCAAACACAAAGGCAAGGACAAGAATTGGCCCTATTATCACGAACTGACACAAATGCTCCAAGCACAGGGATATACCGTTGCCGTGTCCGTTCCTGAAAAAGAACTAAGCATTGCAAAAGCTCACGCTCCGACGGCTTTATTTTTGCCCTCAATAAAATTAAGTACCTATATTGCATTAACGAGTTTAGCAAAATTAGTTATCTGCAATGATTCAGGTGTCGCTCATCTGTGCAGTCTTAGCCAAACACCGCAGTTAACCATGATCGGTGTCACGGATCCAAGTATTACAGCACCTTGGACTCCTCACAAATATTTAATGGGATCCTCACAAGGCTGGGCCAGTGCCCAAGACGTTTACCAAAAAGCTCTAACACTCTTACCCCCTCATCATGAGTAG
- a CDS encoding carbon starvation CstA family protein — MNSIVMLILGVAGMLSGYFFYSKFIASKVFKLDPNFKTPAHEFNDGVDYVPTNKFVLWGHHFTSVAGAAPIVGPAIAVFWGWLPAFLWVVLGTIFMAGVHDMAAIWASTRNKGHSMATIVGNLIGPRARVLLLVVIFLLLLMVNTAFGTVIGRMMVNTPSSVLPVWGALVVAFIIGQCIYRFKLSLPIVSLLGVIALYLLIYMGPMFPIELPKEMLGLNDVAWWIIILFVYAAIASILPVWMLLQPRDYINGLQLFVGLIVLYASVIIVSPDVVAPAFNENEAAYSAPIMPLLFVTIACGAISGFHGLVSTGTTSKQVNKETDIRFVGYLGAMGEGLLALVAIIATTAGFATLTEWEAVYSDFGKGGITAFINGGASIMERGVGLSSELSATMLTVMAALFAGTTMDTGVRLQRYILQEVGEAYRLPVLTKGSVATLLAVGICVLLVFGTGGSDGSGGLTIWPLFGTTNQLMAGLTLLIVTVILLRRGIKSWYTLLPMAFLLTMTVIALFFELQRYFVNEQWLLFVLGAIILISAIMVTLECAHVLRKEWPKGKVANLRDVE, encoded by the coding sequence ATGAATAGTATTGTGATGCTCATATTAGGCGTAGCAGGCATGTTGTCGGGCTATTTCTTTTATTCAAAATTTATTGCGAGTAAAGTATTTAAACTGGATCCGAATTTTAAAACGCCTGCTCATGAGTTTAATGATGGTGTCGATTATGTTCCCACAAATAAGTTTGTATTATGGGGCCATCATTTTACCTCGGTAGCAGGGGCAGCACCTATCGTGGGGCCAGCGATTGCGGTTTTCTGGGGATGGTTGCCTGCCTTTTTATGGGTGGTGTTGGGAACGATTTTTATGGCTGGTGTACATGATATGGCGGCGATTTGGGCCAGTACCCGCAATAAAGGTCATTCTATGGCGACGATTGTTGGGAATTTAATTGGTCCAAGAGCTAGAGTATTGTTATTGGTCGTGATTTTTTTACTGCTATTGATGGTGAATACGGCTTTTGGTACGGTGATTGGTCGCATGATGGTAAATACACCGAGTTCTGTGCTACCTGTTTGGGGAGCTTTGGTGGTGGCATTTATCATCGGTCAATGTATCTATCGATTTAAATTGTCTTTACCCATCGTTTCTTTACTGGGTGTAATCGCTTTATACCTATTGATTTATATGGGACCGATGTTCCCCATTGAACTGCCCAAAGAAATGCTTGGCTTAAATGATGTGGCATGGTGGATTATTATTCTGTTTGTATATGCGGCCATCGCCTCTATTTTACCCGTGTGGATGCTGTTGCAACCTAGAGATTATATTAATGGTTTGCAGTTATTTGTAGGATTGATTGTACTGTATGCTTCGGTAATTATCGTTTCACCCGATGTGGTGGCTCCTGCTTTTAATGAGAATGAAGCAGCTTACAGTGCACCTATCATGCCGTTACTCTTTGTGACCATTGCATGCGGTGCTATCTCGGGCTTTCATGGACTGGTTTCTACTGGAACAACATCTAAACAAGTCAACAAAGAAACAGATATTCGTTTTGTAGGCTATTTGGGTGCCATGGGTGAGGGATTGTTGGCTTTAGTCGCGATTATTGCTACGACAGCAGGGTTTGCTACATTAACAGAATGGGAAGCAGTATATAGTGACTTTGGTAAAGGCGGTATTACAGCCTTTATTAATGGTGGTGCGAGCATTATGGAAAGAGGGGTGGGCCTGTCATCCGAACTTTCGGCTACGATGTTAACTGTGATGGCGGCTTTGTTTGCAGGTACCACAATGGATACTGGGGTTCGCCTACAGCGTTACATCTTGCAAGAAGTTGGTGAAGCTTATCGTTTACCTGTGTTGACCAAAGGTTCGGTCGCTACATTATTAGCCGTTGGTATTTGTGTCTTATTGGTATTTGGTACAGGCGGTTCTGATGGATCAGGTGGTTTAACGATTTGGCCTTTATTTGGTACGACTAACCAATTAATGGCTGGGTTGACCTTGTTGATCGTGACGGTGATCTTGTTAAGAAGAGGGATTAAGAGCTGGTACACCTTATTACCGATGGCGTTCTTATTAACCATGACGGTGATTGCCTTGTTCTTTGAATTACAACGTTATTTTGTGAATGAACAATGGTTATTATTTGTCTTGGGAGCGATTATCTTAATCTCTGCCATCATGGTGACATTGGAATGTGCTCATGTTTTAAGAAAAGAGTGGCCCAAAGGTAAGGTAGCGAATCTTCGAGACGTTGAATAA
- the dnaE gene encoding DNA polymerase III subunit alpha, with amino-acid sequence MFVHLRLHSEYSIVDGIVNIPHLIKKLESFEQPAIALSDQMNLFGFIKLYKAARKAGIKPIVACDLIVENEEDLANPHRLLAIAKNKEGYHSLCELISQAWLNNVRKDHAEICKEWLKKYRGLILLSGGKHGEIGHLLMSGKYEQAKTLALAWKKEFGDDFYIELQRAGFDDDEVYVQAACQLASETDIPVVATHPVQFLEKEEFTSHEIKYCILGSYLLADPKRERCFIPEQYLKSTEEMKALFHDIPSAIDNTIEIAKRCNVTIELGNPQLPIFPTPNGETLDDYLRTLSMQGLEKRLIQLYPDEKERNEKRPVYVERLNNECDVIIKMKFPGYFLIVQDFINWAKNNQVPVGPGRGSGAGSLVAYSLGITDLDPLKYDLLFERFLNPERVSMPDFDVDFCKANRDRVIEYVKERYGRDAVSQIATFGTLGAKAVVRDVGRVLDLPYSLCDYVSKIIPQDPANPWSLERALKELPEFKRMYEQDEQIKSLVDASIPLEGLTRNVGMHAGGVLIAPGKLTDFCPLYCQPGHDDSVISQYDKGDVEDVGLVKFDFLGLRNLTILEWAVAYIKAFNPAAKDFDLLSIPVDDKATFDLLSSGNTTAVFQLESRGMKKLLKELQPSTFEDIIAVCALFRPGPLDSGMVTDFVNRKHGRAEIDYFHKDLESTLSSTYGVIVYQEQVMLISQIIGGYSLGGADLLRRAMGKKKPEEMAKQREIFQEGAVKKGYDRDLAVKLFDLMEKFAGYGFNKSHSAAYALLAWQTAWMKVHYPAEFMAATISSEMDSTDSMQNFIVDSIANGLRILPVDINESDYMFKPVEDEFTKKGLSPRTIRYGLGAIKGAGEGAMEYIVAERKKNGPYKDLYDFCCRLDKQVMNRRMIENLVKAGAFDSIDPNRAAVLASVSSCLEAAVQSHQNSMQDSLFPDDSHMVVHNMVKDHRPWTMKELLEHEKIVLGFHFSYHLFDIWRDEIRRVIPTSLQKLNKPMSSVMIAGVIEDIRVFPKKDGNGHVYILILNDGTQTIEASIKEDLYLMNKEILQKESLLIANVKVSEYNGTIRVAIMSLMTLEALRNEYARYLTVEIHDTKQLDSFKKWAKKHPGHLPVSVQVSHQDFVCELSLNGFKASISEPALEQLHNSGLVYKINYI; translated from the coding sequence ATGTTTGTTCATTTAAGACTTCACTCAGAGTATTCGATTGTAGATGGTATTGTTAATATTCCTCATTTGATTAAAAAGTTAGAATCTTTTGAGCAACCCGCGATTGCATTAAGTGATCAAATGAATTTATTTGGTTTTATTAAACTTTATAAAGCAGCCAGAAAAGCGGGAATCAAACCTATCGTTGCTTGTGATTTAATCGTTGAAAATGAAGAAGACTTAGCCAATCCGCATCGATTATTGGCTATTGCTAAAAATAAAGAAGGCTATCATAGCTTGTGTGAATTGATTTCCCAAGCATGGCTAAATAATGTACGTAAAGATCATGCTGAAATTTGCAAAGAATGGCTGAAAAAATATCGTGGATTGATTCTTTTATCGGGTGGCAAACATGGTGAAATAGGCCATTTGTTAATGAGTGGAAAGTATGAACAAGCTAAAACACTGGCCTTAGCATGGAAAAAAGAGTTTGGTGATGATTTCTATATTGAGTTGCAACGAGCAGGGTTTGACGATGATGAAGTCTATGTTCAGGCGGCTTGTCAGTTGGCCAGTGAAACGGATATTCCTGTGGTGGCAACTCATCCCGTCCAATTTTTAGAAAAAGAAGAATTTACATCACACGAAATTAAATATTGTATTTTAGGTTCTTATCTTTTAGCCGATCCAAAACGTGAACGTTGCTTTATACCAGAACAATATCTCAAAAGTACAGAAGAGATGAAAGCACTGTTTCACGATATTCCTAGTGCTATTGACAATACGATAGAGATTGCAAAACGTTGTAATGTCACGATTGAGTTGGGGAACCCCCAATTACCTATTTTTCCAACGCCTAATGGAGAAACCTTAGATGATTATTTAAGAACGCTTTCCATGCAAGGATTGGAAAAACGCCTGATTCAGTTATATCCTGATGAAAAAGAAAGAAATGAAAAACGTCCTGTTTACGTTGAACGATTAAATAATGAATGTGATGTCATTATTAAAATGAAGTTCCCTGGCTACTTCTTGATCGTTCAAGATTTCATTAACTGGGCAAAAAATAATCAGGTGCCAGTCGGACCTGGTCGCGGATCGGGAGCAGGCTCTTTAGTGGCTTATTCTCTGGGGATCACGGATTTGGATCCATTGAAATATGACTTACTTTTTGAACGATTTTTGAACCCAGAACGTGTTTCCATGCCCGACTTTGACGTGGACTTTTGTAAGGCAAATCGCGATCGCGTGATCGAATATGTCAAAGAACGTTATGGTCGAGACGCGGTATCGCAGATCGCCACGTTTGGTACGCTGGGTGCTAAGGCGGTTGTTCGAGATGTAGGTAGGGTCTTAGATTTACCTTATAGCTTATGTGATTATGTCTCAAAAATCATTCCACAAGATCCCGCCAATCCTTGGTCTTTGGAAAGGGCTTTAAAAGAGTTGCCTGAATTTAAGAGAATGTATGAGCAAGATGAGCAGATTAAATCTCTAGTGGATGCCTCCATTCCTCTTGAAGGCTTGACTCGAAATGTGGGTATGCACGCAGGAGGTGTGTTAATTGCTCCTGGTAAATTAACCGATTTTTGTCCTTTATACTGTCAGCCAGGACATGATGATAGCGTGATTTCACAGTACGATAAAGGAGATGTGGAAGACGTTGGTTTGGTGAAGTTTGACTTTTTAGGCTTACGTAACTTAACGATTCTAGAATGGGCCGTTGCCTATATTAAAGCCTTTAATCCAGCTGCCAAAGATTTTGATTTATTGTCTATTCCAGTCGATGATAAAGCGACATTTGATCTCTTATCATCGGGCAATACGACTGCTGTGTTTCAGCTAGAATCGCGTGGGATGAAAAAGCTTTTAAAAGAGTTACAACCGAGTACCTTTGAAGATATTATTGCGGTATGTGCTTTGTTTAGACCGGGGCCCTTAGATTCTGGTATGGTGACTGACTTTGTCAACCGTAAACATGGTAGAGCGGAAATCGATTACTTCCATAAGGACTTAGAAAGCACCTTATCAAGTACTTACGGTGTGATTGTTTACCAAGAACAAGTTATGTTGATTTCCCAAATTATCGGTGGATATAGCTTGGGTGGGGCCGATTTGCTTCGTCGTGCGATGGGTAAGAAAAAGCCTGAAGAAATGGCCAAACAAAGAGAAATATTCCAAGAAGGGGCGGTCAAAAAAGGCTATGATCGCGATTTAGCCGTTAAGCTGTTTGACTTGATGGAAAAATTTGCTGGCTATGGTTTTAACAAATCACACTCAGCTGCTTACGCCTTATTAGCTTGGCAAACCGCATGGATGAAAGTTCATTACCCAGCAGAGTTTATGGCTGCGACTATTTCATCTGAAATGGACTCAACAGATTCCATGCAAAACTTTATCGTCGATTCCATTGCCAATGGCCTAAGAATACTACCCGTCGATATTAATGAATCAGACTATATGTTTAAGCCTGTAGAAGATGAATTTACTAAAAAAGGCTTATCGCCTCGAACCATTCGTTATGGTTTGGGAGCGATTAAAGGTGCTGGTGAAGGGGCCATGGAGTATATTGTGGCGGAACGTAAGAAAAATGGCCCTTATAAAGATTTATATGATTTTTGTTGTCGTTTAGATAAACAAGTGATGAATCGTAGAATGATTGAAAACTTGGTTAAAGCAGGGGCATTTGATAGCATTGATCCGAATCGTGCGGCGGTGTTGGCCTCTGTATCATCTTGTTTAGAAGCGGCTGTCCAAAGTCATCAAAATAGTATGCAAGATAGTTTATTCCCAGATGACTCACACATGGTGGTACATAATATGGTTAAAGACCACCGACCTTGGACAATGAAAGAGTTATTGGAACATGAAAAAATTGTTTTGGGCTTTCATTTTAGTTACCATCTTTTTGATATTTGGAGAGATGAAATCCGCCGAGTTATTCCAACGTCTTTACAAAAGTTAAATAAACCCATGTCGTCGGTGATGATTGCAGGGGTGATCGAGGATATCCGCGTGTTTCCTAAAAAAGACGGGAATGGACATGTTTATATTTTGATACTGAATGATGGCACACAAACGATTGAAGCCTCTATCAAAGAAGATTTATATTTGATGAACAAAGAAATCTTACAAAAAGAATCTTTGTTGATCGCTAATGTTAAGGTGTCTGAATACAATGGCACTATTCGAGTCGCCATCATGAGTTTAATGACGCTTGAGGCATTAAGAAATGAGTATGCACGTTATCTTACTGTCGAGATTCACGATACGAAGCAGTTGGATAGTTTCAAAAAATGGGCCAAAAAACATCCAGGTCATCTGCCTGTGTCTGTTCAGGTCTCCCATCAAGATTTTGTTTGTGAATTGTCTTTAAACGGGTTTAAAGCGTCAATAAGTGAGCCTGCATTAGAACAGTTACATAATAGTGGTTTGGTTTATAAAATTAACTATATTTAA
- the msbA gene encoding lipid A export permease/ATP-binding protein MsbA, producing the protein METDKEKNLEVKNKEANDRALLRKLAGRVTVYWKMLILAMGLTFAASSTQAGLAYIMKPLLDNGFDSKTHLHYVWMIPCAIVGLFLLRGILSFCADYCVAWIVNNVLYNLRRDMYAKLISLPDSVYQKGDSGRILNRFIQDVNSIASSAVSLFTNLVREVFVIISVFGLLLYLSWRLTLIIIILMPIIAVVSRYFSLKLRKTSRAQINLGVEHTTRVKESIDGQREIKLFMAQDFEMKRYDDVNREMRRQAMKATAAASAVTPVTQLMISVAVGCIIGAAIYQSAQGYLTVGSFMAFCAALLQIFDPIKRLTGLATLMQNAIASTENVYQFLDELPEKDTGKETHLPVGNLRIEYQHVSFTYPGSDHKNLDNINLVIEPGETVAFVGRSGGGKTTLVNTLPRFIDIDEGKILIADKNIHDISLHTLREHISLVSQKVFLFKGTIAQNVAYGTTKAVSDEEIEDALKVANLWDHIKTMPNGIHTEVGEDGSWLSGGQRQRLAIARAMIKNAPILILDEATSALDNESERLVQAAMDKLMVGRSTLVIAHRLSTIKNADKIAVVNAGKIIEFGTHDELMKKEGHYAHLYQLQFNNI; encoded by the coding sequence ATGGAAACGGATAAAGAAAAGAATCTTGAAGTAAAAAATAAAGAAGCAAATGACAGGGCATTATTGCGAAAACTTGCTGGTCGCGTGACGGTTTACTGGAAAATGTTGATTCTGGCCATGGGCTTGACGTTTGCTGCGTCTTCTACTCAAGCAGGGCTAGCTTATATTATGAAGCCATTGCTTGATAACGGCTTTGATAGCAAAACTCATTTGCATTATGTTTGGATGATTCCATGTGCCATTGTTGGCTTGTTTTTACTGAGAGGAATATTGAGTTTTTGTGCGGATTACTGCGTGGCTTGGATTGTGAATAATGTTTTATACAATCTTAGAAGAGATATGTACGCAAAACTCATTTCTTTGCCTGACTCGGTGTACCAGAAAGGTGATTCTGGGAGAATTTTGAACCGTTTTATTCAGGACGTTAATAGCATTGCGTCTTCAGCGGTAAGCTTATTTACTAACTTGGTCAGAGAAGTGTTTGTGATTATCTCTGTGTTTGGCTTATTGCTGTATTTATCATGGCGGCTGACTCTGATTATTATTATCTTGATGCCGATTATTGCTGTCGTGTCGCGTTATTTCTCATTAAAGCTTAGAAAAACCAGTCGTGCACAGATTAATTTGGGCGTGGAACATACCACACGAGTCAAAGAATCTATTGATGGCCAAAGAGAGATTAAATTATTTATGGCTCAGGATTTTGAGATGAAGCGTTACGACGACGTGAACCGTGAAATGCGTCGTCAAGCGATGAAAGCCACTGCAGCCGCTTCGGCCGTGACCCCCGTGACGCAGTTGATGATTTCTGTTGCCGTGGGATGTATTATCGGTGCCGCGATTTACCAAAGTGCACAAGGTTATTTGACGGTGGGTTCATTTATGGCCTTTTGTGCAGCGTTGTTGCAGATTTTTGATCCGATTAAACGTTTAACAGGATTGGCGACTTTAATGCAAAATGCGATTGCCTCAACTGAAAACGTGTACCAGTTTTTAGATGAGTTACCTGAAAAAGACACAGGAAAAGAAACGCATTTGCCAGTGGGTAATTTACGTATTGAATATCAGCATGTTTCATTTACTTATCCAGGTAGTGATCATAAGAATTTGGACAATATTAATCTGGTGATTGAACCTGGTGAAACAGTTGCCTTTGTGGGGCGTTCTGGTGGGGGTAAAACGACTTTGGTCAATACCTTACCTAGATTTATCGATATTGATGAGGGTAAGATTCTGATTGCTGACAAAAATATTCATGATATAAGTTTGCATACCTTGCGTGAACATATCTCTTTGGTTAGCCAGAAAGTATTCTTATTTAAAGGTACAATTGCCCAAAACGTTGCGTATGGTACGACCAAAGCAGTCAGCGACGAAGAAATTGAAGACGCGTTGAAAGTCGCTAATTTATGGGATCACATTAAAACCATGCCAAATGGTATTCATACAGAAGTGGGTGAGGATGGTTCTTGGTTGTCAGGTGGCCAACGTCAACGTTTGGCGATTGCTCGTGCCATGATTAAAAACGCACCTATTCTTATTTTGGATGAGGCGACCTCAGCATTAGATAATGAGTCAGAACGATTAGTTCAAGCGGCGATGGATAAGCTGATGGTGGGTCGCTCAACCTTAGTGATTGCCCATCGTTTATCGACGATTAAAAATGCTGATAAAATTGCAGTAGTGAATGCTGGTAAAATTATCGAATTTGGTACGCATGATGAGTTAATGAAAAAAGAAGGACATTATGCTCATCTTTACCAATTACAGTTTAATAATATTTAA